The following proteins are co-located in the Micromonospora sp. WMMD980 genome:
- a CDS encoding rhodanese-like domain-containing protein produces the protein MCPGVDALLEQARAGLRRLTPHETVEAVRNGALLVDTRTEAQRREEGELPGAIVIDRTVLEWRLDPASEWRIPEAIGYDREIVVVCRQGYSSSLAAASLQTLGLRHATDMIGGVQGWREAGLPMSDRPADVRH, from the coding sequence ATGTGTCCGGGCGTCGACGCCCTCCTGGAACAGGCCCGCGCCGGTCTCCGCCGGCTCACCCCGCACGAGACCGTCGAGGCGGTCCGCAACGGCGCGCTGCTCGTCGACACGCGCACCGAGGCGCAGCGCCGCGAGGAGGGTGAGCTGCCCGGCGCGATCGTCATCGACCGCACGGTGCTGGAGTGGCGACTCGACCCGGCCAGCGAGTGGCGCATCCCGGAGGCGATCGGCTACGACCGCGAGATCGTGGTGGTGTGCCGGCAGGGCTACAGCTCCAGCCTGGCCGCCGCCAGCCTGCAGACCCTCGGCCTGCGGCACGCCACCGACATGATCGGCGGCGTGCAGGGCTGGCGCGAGGCCGGCCTGCCGATGTCCGACCGCCCGGCGGACGTGCGCCACTGA